A genome region from Clupea harengus chromosome 7, Ch_v2.0.2, whole genome shotgun sequence includes the following:
- the LOC116221199 gene encoding CD209 antigen-like protein E → MGAHHSVGSVTFSMTPFASILSSSSLTLSSILSCLYSTPSSYNNHAHHAIYRTVGVCFGLLCLLQVTLNITLRLYFLRLANDGQECQMRYNSLAEERDLLMTNYTNVVEERDRLDKRLDELVGWKSFESRLYFFSIAEKTWNESREDCKQRGADLVIINSQEEQNFVSAHARETWIGLTDSEIEGQWKWVDGTPHSLKKGLWMEKEPNNADMGEDCGKAYGKQWNDEVCSRKFKWTCENKSSLRSRLKDPHHPPSLLSPAMLTFALRLRLLFTDLTELRNI, encoded by the exons ATGGGAGCACACCACTCTGTCGGCTCCGTCACCTTTTCTATGACGCCTTTTGcctccatcctgtccagctCCAGCTTAACACTGAGCTCTATCTTATCGTGTCTTTACTCAACTCCTAGCTCCTACAACAACCACGCACATCACGCAA TCTACCGTACAGTTGGAGTGTGCTTTGGACTGCTGTGTCTCCTGCAGGTGACTCTTAACATCACTCTGCGTCTCTACT TCCTGAGGTTAGCAAATGATGGACAAGAATGTCAGATGAGATACAACTCACTGGCTGAAGAAAGAGACCTGTTAATGACCAATTACACCAATGTggttgaagagagagacagacttgaCAAGCGGCTTGATGAGCTGG TTGGATGGAAAAGTTTTGAGTCCAGGCTCTATTTCTTCTCCATTGCGGAGAAAACCTGGAATGAGTCCCGGGAGGACTGCAAACAGAGAGGAGCCGATCTGGTGATCATCAACAGCCAAGAGGAACAG AACTTTGTCTCAGCACATGCACGTGAAACCTGGATTGGCCTGACAGACAGTGAAATAGAGGGACAGTGGAAGTGGGTAGATGGAACTCCACACAGCTTAAAGAAGGG GTTGTGGATGGAAAAGGAACCCAACAATGCTGATATGGGTGAAGACTGTGGCAAGGCTTATGGAAAACAATGGAATGATGAAGTATGCTCTCGGAAATTCAAATGGACCTGCGAAAATaaa AGCAGCCTCAGATCAAGGCTGAAGGATCCACACCACCCACCATCCCTGCTGTCACCTGCCATGCTGACCTTTGCCCTGCGCCTGCGCCTGCTGTTCACTGATTTGACTGAACTGAGGAACATCTAA